In a single window of the Streptacidiphilus sp. P02-A3a genome:
- a CDS encoding carbohydrate ABC transporter permease, protein MSTRTAGPRRVTPELIEAERVARRRRGLLRGLRLSGTQLFCFVVAAGFFALPLVYLLLQAFKTYPGFLKDPTGLPHPWTLSNFSAAWNQGGFGVEMINSLIYAVVPDVITLILGVFLAFPISRGWFKHSNVLYSFFVFSGFLPAGLIPLFVEAQKLGLYDNQVGYLILTSLTGAGFFFFVGYIKTIPRELDEAAAMDGCGYVRFIFQIIIPQMKPALATFAIFGFVASWNNLILPLIMLNDSSLWPVTRGLYGFFGEHTTQWPLIAAATVIVALPILVVFALLQRHLVEGVAGGAATGSAGVGNAPAAVAAEE, encoded by the coding sequence GTGAGTACCCGGACCGCGGGACCGCGGCGGGTGACCCCGGAGCTGATCGAGGCCGAGCGCGTCGCCCGGCGGCGGCGCGGACTGCTGCGCGGGCTGCGGCTGAGCGGCACGCAGCTGTTCTGCTTCGTGGTCGCGGCCGGATTCTTCGCGCTGCCACTGGTGTACCTGCTGCTGCAGGCGTTCAAGACCTACCCGGGCTTCCTGAAGGACCCGACCGGCCTGCCGCATCCGTGGACGCTGAGCAACTTCAGCGCGGCCTGGAACCAGGGCGGCTTCGGCGTCGAGATGATCAACTCGCTGATCTACGCCGTGGTCCCGGACGTCATCACGCTGATCCTCGGCGTGTTCCTGGCCTTCCCGATCTCCCGGGGCTGGTTCAAGCACTCCAACGTGCTGTACTCCTTCTTCGTCTTCTCCGGGTTCCTGCCCGCCGGTCTGATCCCGCTGTTCGTGGAGGCGCAGAAGCTGGGCCTGTACGACAACCAGGTCGGGTACCTGATCCTGACCTCGCTGACCGGCGCCGGGTTCTTCTTCTTCGTGGGCTACATCAAGACGATCCCGCGGGAGCTGGACGAGGCGGCCGCGATGGACGGCTGCGGCTACGTCCGCTTCATCTTCCAGATCATCATTCCGCAGATGAAGCCGGCCCTGGCCACCTTCGCCATCTTCGGGTTCGTGGCGTCCTGGAACAACCTGATCCTGCCGCTGATCATGCTCAACGACTCCAGCCTGTGGCCGGTGACCCGGGGCCTGTACGGCTTCTTCGGCGAGCACACCACCCAGTGGCCGCTGATCGCCGCGGCCACGGTGATCGTGGCGCTGCCGATCCTGGTGGTCTTCGCCCTCCTGCAACGCCATCTGGTGGAGGGCGTCGCGGGCGGCGCCGCCACCGGCTCGGCCGGGGTGGGCAACGCGCCCGCGGCGGTGGCCGCCGAGGAGTAG
- a CDS encoding ABC transporter substrate-binding protein yields MADRTRITRLSRVLAATAASALTATGLTACGGSGSSSNTLVVAEWTNASAVQETQAIDAAFEKAHPGVTVKLETAPTTAGAWPALQSSLLAAKNVDVLAQFAQSPEKYPPASTGIQPSGTAALVANGQFLDLGSQPFMKRFDPSTQQFTMGYKGGVYGVTTAEYVNNTGLFYKKDLLAKYGLSVPTTFDQFVGDLKVLKSKGVSPVFVAGKDGYQSIIWFGIYNQLLMRAQPASAANSLWIQRDQQFWQGRQNWNSQVYEEAAQRYEQIMSYIEPDAGGVPAQTAPGVWAANADNYPFLVDGSYDGNTIATANPALDFGFFAVPGTDNASWNRADLAPDLTWTVPKWAKHQTLALEYLDFFTQQSNYAAWVKATGSVSTEPAVPTPTLGWTDWLTTHASQGFIGTTLPWLPPSTGTGNPAGGPTLTNTRPFGDQSLTSALDQSAQAYTAAVKP; encoded by the coding sequence ATGGCCGACAGAACCCGCATCACCCGTCTTTCCCGTGTGCTGGCCGCGACCGCGGCCAGTGCGCTGACCGCCACCGGGCTCACCGCCTGCGGTGGCAGTGGCAGCTCGTCCAACACGCTGGTGGTGGCCGAGTGGACGAACGCCTCCGCCGTGCAGGAGACCCAGGCCATCGACGCCGCGTTCGAGAAGGCCCACCCCGGCGTCACGGTCAAGCTGGAGACCGCGCCGACCACCGCGGGCGCCTGGCCCGCCCTGCAGAGCTCGCTGCTGGCCGCCAAGAACGTGGACGTGCTGGCGCAGTTCGCGCAGAGCCCGGAGAAGTACCCGCCGGCCTCGACCGGGATCCAGCCGAGCGGCACCGCCGCGCTGGTCGCCAACGGGCAGTTCCTGGACCTCGGTTCGCAGCCCTTCATGAAGCGCTTCGACCCCTCCACCCAGCAGTTCACGATGGGGTACAAGGGCGGCGTCTACGGCGTGACCACGGCCGAGTACGTCAACAACACCGGCCTGTTCTACAAGAAGGACCTGCTGGCCAAGTACGGCCTGTCGGTGCCCACCACCTTCGACCAGTTCGTCGGCGACCTCAAGGTGCTCAAGTCCAAGGGTGTGAGCCCGGTCTTCGTGGCCGGCAAGGACGGCTACCAGTCGATCATCTGGTTCGGCATCTACAACCAGCTGCTGATGCGGGCCCAGCCCGCCTCGGCGGCCAACTCCCTGTGGATACAACGCGACCAGCAGTTCTGGCAGGGGCGGCAGAACTGGAACAGCCAGGTGTACGAGGAGGCCGCGCAGCGCTACGAGCAGATCATGTCGTACATCGAGCCCGACGCGGGCGGTGTCCCGGCGCAGACCGCGCCCGGGGTGTGGGCGGCCAACGCCGACAACTACCCGTTCCTGGTGGACGGTTCCTACGACGGCAACACCATCGCCACGGCCAACCCCGCGCTCGACTTCGGCTTCTTCGCGGTCCCCGGCACCGACAACGCCTCCTGGAACCGCGCCGACCTGGCACCCGACCTGACCTGGACGGTGCCGAAGTGGGCCAAGCACCAGACCCTGGCCCTGGAGTACCTGGACTTCTTCACCCAGCAGAGCAACTACGCGGCCTGGGTCAAGGCCACCGGGTCCGTCTCCACCGAGCCCGCCGTGCCCACCCCCACGCTGGGCTGGACGGACTGGCTGACCACGCACGCCTCCCAGGGCTTCATCGGTACCACCCTGCCCTGGCTGCCGCCGTCCACCGGCACCGGCAACCCGGCCGGCGGACCGACGCTCACCAACACCAGGCCCTTCGGCGACCAGTCACTGACCTCGGCGCTCGACCAGTCGGCGCAGGCCTACACCGCCGCCGTCAAGCCCTAG
- a CDS encoding carbohydrate ABC transporter permease yields the protein MSTCPFGTRRTSRWIPWLSIAVPSIGWLTFGLYPSLATVYYSFTNYSGLPGTPETFCGLCNYRNMFTSNYSQLSQAVVTTLEYVGGVTVLQIVIGLGLALVLQRRRFGFGFYRALIFMPQIFSVTIVGVLFSLLLDPTSGPAETVYHSVIGGYSSFLGDSDLAIWLIVLVNVWMFSGYTMLVYIAGLRRIPPELYEAAALDGAGAIRRFWRITWPMLAPATTVNVFLTVMGSLGEYALILVLTQGQYHTQTLGMFMFNTAFGANPDLGLGSMLAMVQFVLTAVIGSLLLWVLRRREVSL from the coding sequence GTGTCCACCTGCCCCTTCGGCACCCGGCGGACCAGCCGCTGGATCCCCTGGCTCTCGATCGCGGTGCCCAGCATCGGCTGGCTGACCTTCGGGCTCTACCCCTCGCTGGCCACCGTCTACTACTCGTTCACCAACTACTCCGGGCTGCCCGGCACTCCGGAGACCTTCTGCGGTCTGTGCAACTACCGCAACATGTTCACCAGCAACTACTCGCAGCTCTCGCAGGCCGTCGTGACCACGTTGGAGTACGTGGGCGGGGTGACCGTGCTGCAGATCGTGATCGGGCTGGGACTGGCGCTGGTGCTCCAGCGGCGGCGCTTCGGCTTCGGCTTCTACCGGGCGCTGATCTTCATGCCGCAGATCTTCTCGGTGACCATCGTCGGCGTGCTCTTCTCGCTGCTGCTCGACCCGACCAGCGGCCCGGCCGAGACCGTCTACCACTCGGTGATCGGCGGCTACAGCTCCTTCCTCGGCGACTCCGACCTGGCGATCTGGCTGATCGTCCTGGTCAACGTCTGGATGTTCTCCGGCTACACCATGCTGGTCTACATCGCCGGACTGCGGCGCATCCCACCGGAGTTGTACGAGGCGGCCGCGCTGGACGGAGCCGGCGCGATCCGGCGCTTCTGGAGGATCACCTGGCCCATGCTGGCCCCGGCCACCACCGTCAACGTCTTCCTGACGGTGATGGGCAGCCTCGGCGAGTACGCCTTGATCCTGGTGCTCACCCAGGGCCAGTACCACACCCAGACGCTGGGGATGTTCATGTTCAACACGGCCTTCGGGGCCAACCCCGACCTCGGCCTCGGCTCGATGCTGGCCATGGTCCAGTTCGTGCTCACCGCGGTCATCGGCAGCCTGCTGCTGTGGGTGCTGCGCCGACGGGAGGTGTCGTTGTGA
- a CDS encoding glycosyltransferase, which yields MTAVEEHGAGPEAAPVYHAEVTDRVNLLVVDNHPTGPHAWALKRLEQDFPQLRYVPYDRRVGTAARDRIFREAASDWVMCVDSHVQLAPGALAALLDHIDRHPDSGDPAFARHGGEEGHLHDKFRRAGGVTRCLPALRWTHRFDTPRVGRTGSTWYQRLFNYLIGFDELGQSPRPGHRPLHRGTGRQGRPPGRGRLPGGAAEPVRHLRRHHLRQPGRAPRPLAGGAGAAGRPGPAARTPAPAVGRRHPGRPPGRPRALPSPGRPAGAHRRAGVPARGGGRHPLPPRRRRGAARRPGRTRRPALVAAPPGRRGRRAATSRTAPPGPGR from the coding sequence ATGACAGCGGTGGAGGAACACGGCGCCGGGCCCGAGGCGGCCCCGGTCTACCACGCCGAGGTGACGGACCGGGTCAACCTCCTGGTCGTCGACAACCACCCGACCGGCCCGCACGCCTGGGCGCTGAAGCGGTTGGAGCAGGACTTCCCGCAGCTGCGCTACGTCCCCTACGACCGGCGGGTGGGCACCGCCGCCCGGGACCGGATCTTCCGCGAGGCCGCCTCCGACTGGGTCATGTGCGTTGACTCCCACGTCCAGCTGGCGCCCGGGGCGCTGGCGGCGCTGCTGGACCACATCGACCGGCACCCCGACAGCGGCGACCCCGCCTTCGCCCGCCACGGCGGGGAGGAGGGCCACCTGCACGACAAGTTCCGCCGCGCCGGGGGCGTCACCCGGTGCCTGCCGGCCCTGCGCTGGACCCACCGCTTCGACACCCCGCGCGTCGGTCGGACCGGCTCGACCTGGTACCAGCGGCTGTTCAACTACCTCATCGGCTTCGACGAGCTCGGCCAGAGCCCCCGACCAGGCCATCGACCACTTCACCGAGGTACTGGGCGACAAGGCCGTCCGCCGGGCCGTGGCCGACTACCGGGCGGAGCAGCGGAACCCGTTCGCCACCTGCGGCGGCATCACCTGCGTCAACCTGGACGAGCGCCCCGACCGCTGGCAGGCGGTGCGGGGGCGGCTGGTCGGCCTGGGCCTGCGGCCCGAACGCCTGCACCGGCTGTCGGCCGTCGCCACCCCGGACGACCCCCGGGTCGGCCGCGCGCTCTCCCATCGCCGGGCCGTCCAGCAGGCGCACACCGACGCGCTGGAGTCCCTGCTCGTGGTGGAGGACGACACCCTCTTCCGCCCCGGCGCCGCCGAGGTGCTGCGCGGCGCCCTGGCCGAACTCGGCGACCGGCCCTGGTCGCCGCTCCACCTGGACGGCGCGGACGACGGGCCGCTACGTCGCGGACGGCTCCGCCCGGCCCGGGACGTTGA
- a CDS encoding carbohydrate ABC transporter permease — protein MIARHDAPPAVRPRPAGLQPPLRVRVRGRGRGAAAGARRHPVRLALAVLVTALFVSPIYLTVVNAFKSEGAIESSPAAPPLHPTLGNLSTAVNRPDQLLQLGLRNSLITVVCSVLLLIPLSAAFSFYISRKRTKPRAVILAVLSAGLMVPPQVVLLPTIHILSLLGLDHTYPGLILANISGGYFSFAVFVYVGFMRAIPGEIVEAARIDGAGSLRVWWTIIMPLVRPATATVAIFLSLWIWNDFLNPLFILGPLQGQTITTGIYLSVGQLQMNYGQLFGIMFLAGLIPVIGYLALQKQFIAGLTAGSTK, from the coding sequence GGGGCCGGGGCCGGGGAGCGGCGGCCGGTGCCCGCAGGCACCCGGTCCGACTAGCGCTCGCGGTCCTGGTCACCGCCCTGTTCGTCAGCCCCATCTACCTGACGGTGGTCAACGCCTTCAAGTCGGAGGGGGCCATCGAGAGCAGCCCGGCGGCGCCGCCGCTGCACCCGACCCTGGGCAACCTCTCGACCGCCGTCAACCGGCCGGACCAGCTGCTCCAGCTCGGCCTGCGCAACTCGCTGATCACCGTGGTCTGCTCGGTGCTGCTGCTGATCCCGCTCAGCGCGGCGTTCAGCTTCTACATCTCGCGCAAGCGGACCAAGCCGCGCGCGGTCATCCTGGCCGTGCTCTCGGCCGGGCTGATGGTCCCGCCGCAGGTGGTGCTGCTGCCGACGATCCACATCCTGTCGCTCCTCGGCCTGGACCACACCTATCCCGGGCTGATCCTGGCCAACATCAGCGGCGGCTACTTCTCCTTCGCGGTCTTCGTCTACGTCGGCTTCATGCGCGCCATCCCCGGCGAGATCGTGGAGGCCGCGCGCATCGACGGGGCCGGCAGCCTGCGCGTCTGGTGGACGATCATCATGCCGCTGGTGCGGCCGGCCACGGCCACGGTGGCGATCTTCCTGTCGCTGTGGATCTGGAACGACTTCCTCAACCCGCTGTTCATCCTCGGCCCGCTCCAGGGGCAGACCATCACCACAGGAATCTACTTGTCAGTCGGACAGTTGCAGATGAACTACGGACAGCTCTTCGGAATCATGTTCCTCGCCGGACTAATTCCGGTGATCGGCTACCTCGCCCTGCAGAAGCAGTTCATCGCGGGCCTCACCGCCGGATCCACGAAATGA